One Rosettibacter firmus genomic window carries:
- a CDS encoding PAS domain S-box protein: MPFDSNIQETFNFLFKHHPLPMWIYDLNTYEFLEVNNAAIKKYGYSRKQFLSMTIKDIRPEEDIPKLLNDLKQKRPVKQYSGIWRHRLKSGRIIYVEINSHIISYKGKKAALVIARDVTNEVSLTEKLEKLNKLYSFLSDVNQAIVRIKDRQKLFNKICKISFENANLLSWIGLLEDDKIKIVAYGGFTKSVIKNIIDLFQEDCYKKILKKLLRTKNIVVINDIDYKSNKQHIYNKLNIKSIAFIPIFVSEKLEGIVALHSTIINYFDSDERKLIKEMSLDISFALNYQRKELEKQKAEELFHLNAELYMNLFETSPVGILLEDTNGNIIDCNKTFSQIMGYSKDELLKMNVREFQPKNNVAQVEENIKKLLAGEIIDNEIVSLRKDKKPIWVHLVERKVKLPDGRTAILSIAEDITERKKTYELLQESEERFRSLYENSTIGLYRTTPDGQILLANKTLINMLGYDSFEELAKRNLQKEGFESHSDRKKFVDLIEKEGIIRGLESAWLRKDGTIIYVRESARAIKDSTGKTLYYDGTVEDITEIKKIHDELVEAKEKAESANRLKDAFIANISHEIRTPLNGILGMVSLIRESFENHVGKEEEQYFESIDNSSRRIIRTVDMILNYSRLHIGEFPIDKKVINITSIIKNLIMEFHSAAKIRNIALYFENRAGEVFLYVDEYSFTQTISNLIDNAIKYTKQGYVKVTLDKNENDEVIISVKDTGIGISKEYQKHIFEPYIQEEMGYGRAYDGVGLGLALVKKFVELNNAKINLETKKGAGTQFILNYGKAVTN, from the coding sequence ATGCCTTTCGATTCAAATATACAGGAAACTTTCAATTTTCTATTCAAGCATCACCCATTACCCATGTGGATTTATGATTTGAATACTTATGAATTTTTAGAAGTGAATAATGCTGCTATTAAAAAATATGGATATTCCAGAAAACAATTTTTGTCGATGACTATTAAGGATATTAGACCTGAAGAAGATATTCCTAAGTTACTTAATGATTTAAAACAAAAAAGACCGGTTAAGCAATATTCAGGTATCTGGAGACACAGATTAAAAAGTGGTAGAATTATTTATGTTGAGATTAATTCTCATATCATTAGTTATAAAGGTAAAAAAGCAGCTCTTGTGATTGCAAGAGATGTAACTAACGAAGTTTCACTTACAGAAAAATTAGAGAAGTTAAATAAGTTATATTCTTTTTTAAGTGATGTAAACCAGGCGATAGTTAGAATAAAAGATCGGCAAAAGTTATTTAATAAGATTTGTAAAATTTCATTTGAGAATGCTAATCTATTAAGCTGGATTGGTTTATTAGAGGATGATAAAATTAAAATTGTAGCTTACGGTGGTTTTACAAAAAGTGTGATTAAAAATATCATCGATTTATTTCAGGAAGATTGTTATAAAAAAATATTGAAAAAACTTTTACGAACTAAAAACATAGTTGTAATTAATGATATAGATTATAAATCAAACAAACAACATATTTACAATAAATTAAATATAAAATCTATTGCATTTATACCAATATTTGTTTCAGAAAAACTTGAAGGCATAGTAGCTCTTCATTCAACAATTATTAATTATTTTGATTCTGATGAAAGAAAATTGATAAAAGAAATGTCGCTCGATATTTCATTTGCTTTGAATTATCAAAGAAAAGAATTAGAGAAACAAAAAGCTGAAGAATTATTCCATTTAAACGCTGAACTTTATATGAACTTATTCGAAACTTCTCCGGTGGGAATTTTACTCGAAGATACAAACGGAAATATTATTGATTGTAATAAAACATTTAGCCAGATAATGGGTTACTCAAAAGATGAATTGTTGAAGATGAATGTAAGAGAATTTCAACCAAAAAATAATGTAGCTCAGGTTGAAGAAAACATTAAGAAATTATTGGCTGGTGAAATCATTGATAACGAAATTGTTTCTTTAAGAAAAGATAAAAAACCAATTTGGGTTCATCTTGTAGAAAGGAAAGTAAAATTACCTGATGGTCGAACCGCAATTTTATCGATAGCAGAAGATATAACAGAAAGAAAAAAAACATATGAATTATTACAGGAGAGTGAAGAAAGATTTCGTTCATTATATGAAAATTCAACTATTGGACTTTATAGAACTACACCAGATGGTCAAATTTTATTAGCAAACAAAACTCTGATAAATATGCTCGGTTATGATTCATTTGAAGAATTGGCAAAAAGAAATTTGCAAAAAGAAGGATTTGAAAGTCACAGTGATAGAAAAAAATTTGTTGATTTAATAGAAAAAGAAGGAATCATCAGAGGTTTGGAATCTGCATGGTTAAGAAAAGATGGAACTATAATTTATGTTAGAGAAAGTGCACGTGCAATAAAAGATTCAACCGGTAAAACTTTATACTACGATGGTACAGTAGAAGATATAACTGAAATAAAAAAGATTCATGATGAACTTGTGGAAGCCAAAGAAAAAGCTGAATCTGCTAATCGTTTGAAAGATGCTTTTATTGCCAATATTTCACACGAAATTAGAACACCACTAAATGGTATTCTGGGCATGGTAAGTTTAATTAGAGAATCATTTGAAAATCATGTTGGTAAAGAAGAAGAACAATACTTTGAAAGTATTGATAACTCAAGCCGAAGAATTATTAGAACAGTTGATATGATATTAAATTATTCAAGACTTCATATTGGTGAATTTCCCATTGATAAAAAAGTAATTAATATTACATCAATTATTAAGAATTTGATTATGGAATTTCATTCAGCAGCTAAGATAAGAAATATTGCACTATATTTTGAAAATAGAGCAGGCGAAGTATTTTTATATGTTGACGAGTATTCTTTTACTCAAACAATCTCGAATCTTATAGATAATGCAATAAAATACACAAAGCAAGGATATGTAAAAGTTACTCTCGATAAAAATGAAAATGATGAAGTAATAATAAGTGTAAAAGATACTGGCATTGGAATAAGCAAAGAGTATCAGAAACATATTTTTGAACCATATATTCAGGAAGAAATGGGTTATGGAAGAGCTTATGATGGAGTTGGACTTGGTCTTGCACTCGTTAAAAAATTTGTAGAATTAAATAATGCAAAGATTAATTTAGAAACAAAGAAAGGAGCAGGAACACAGTTCATTCTTAATTATGGTAAAGCAGTAACTAATTAA
- a CDS encoding helix-turn-helix domain-containing protein: MTKQEEIKYLIHTYGIKLSYIAEKIGIKTQTLNYLLNEHSPFDDELYKKIKEIIDDYQFELNLFDNSYEEDLDLFNKEDQYNIGERLRIFAKKKFGKLKKLAEAMNISPQQLQQYVSGKREPGAKILIKLLKLGCDINWLLGGKESIESYRIYKLETKLRQLQEATEQISQIIKKLD, translated from the coding sequence ATGACCAAGCAAGAGGAAATAAAATATTTAATTCACACTTATGGAATAAAGTTAAGTTACATTGCAGAGAAAATTGGTATAAAGACACAAACATTAAATTATTTATTAAACGAGCATTCACCATTTGATGATGAGCTTTATAAAAAAATAAAAGAAATAATTGACGATTATCAATTCGAACTAAACTTATTTGATAATAGCTACGAAGAAGATTTAGATTTATTTAATAAAGAAGATCAATACAACATTGGCGAACGACTGAGAATCTTTGCAAAAAAGAAATTTGGAAAACTTAAAAAACTTGCAGAAGCAATGAATATTTCTCCTCAACAATTACAACAATATGTAAGTGGAAAAAGAGAACCAGGAGCTAAAATATTAATTAAGCTTTTGAAATTAGGTTGCGATATTAACTGGTTACTTGGTGGGAAAGAATCAATTGAATCTTATCGAATTTATAAATTAGAAACTAAATTACGCCAGCTTCAAGAAGCAACAGAACAAATATCTCAGATAATTAAAAAATTAGATTAA
- a CDS encoding MATE family efflux transporter — MKLFYLNDDHKYILKLALPAIAGLSTQMMVSLVDTAMIGRLPDAKYYLAAMGIGVLATWAIVSFFSSLATGTHVLIARRFGAKKYEDCGKVLNTSILLSLLIGIFISLLVVLFSDYIADFFAVDNKVGVYAGEYLHYRFMGIPFFLITVSYRGFYFGIGRTRVFMYSGVLANFLNIIFNYIFIYGAFGIKGMGLAGAGLGSTLATVCDALFYFSVSLLPSYRLRYKYFKNIGFFKDIASSILKISLPVSFQNIFILVGFLSFIAITGYIGTLEQAASNIVFSSLLITLLPCFGFGIAVHTLVGNSLGTGDIKLAKHYGFETSRLATFYTLFIGLIFILAPKAILILTTNDYKVINAAVPALRIAGFGQIFYSFGVVLANGLQAAGKTFFVMVAEVISNWFVFVPIAFLLGVVFKLGLIGAWLALPFYVILYALIIFIKFQFGNWDGYKRV, encoded by the coding sequence ATGAAATTATTTTATCTAAACGACGATCATAAATACATATTAAAACTCGCATTACCAGCTATTGCCGGGTTATCAACTCAAATGATGGTATCATTGGTTGATACTGCTATGATTGGACGCCTGCCAGATGCTAAATATTATCTTGCAGCAATGGGAATTGGAGTTCTTGCTACCTGGGCTATTGTTAGTTTTTTTTCAAGTTTAGCAACCGGAACTCATGTATTAATTGCAAGAAGATTTGGTGCAAAAAAATATGAAGACTGTGGAAAAGTATTAAATACCTCAATATTACTCTCTTTATTAATCGGGATATTTATAAGTTTACTTGTTGTTCTGTTCTCAGATTATATTGCAGATTTTTTTGCTGTAGATAATAAAGTTGGAGTTTATGCTGGTGAATATTTACACTATAGATTCATGGGTATACCATTTTTTCTTATAACAGTCTCTTACAGGGGATTTTACTTTGGAATTGGTAGGACAAGAGTTTTTATGTATTCAGGAGTATTGGCAAATTTTTTAAATATCATTTTCAATTACATATTTATATATGGTGCTTTTGGAATTAAAGGAATGGGATTGGCAGGTGCTGGATTAGGTTCTACTTTAGCTACGGTTTGCGATGCTTTATTTTATTTTAGTGTATCTCTTCTTCCTTCTTATAGACTCAGGTATAAGTATTTCAAAAATATTGGCTTTTTTAAAGATATTGCTTCATCAATACTAAAAATTTCTCTTCCTGTTTCATTTCAAAATATTTTTATCTTGGTAGGATTTCTTAGTTTTATAGCAATAACGGGTTACATTGGTACACTTGAGCAAGCTGCAAGTAATATTGTTTTTTCTTCTTTATTAATTACTTTATTACCATGCTTTGGTTTTGGAATTGCAGTCCATACTCTGGTGGGTAATAGTCTTGGAACTGGAGATATTAAACTTGCCAAACATTATGGTTTTGAAACAAGTAGATTAGCTACCTTCTATACATTGTTTATTGGTTTAATTTTTATTTTGGCTCCTAAAGCAATATTAATTCTTACTACAAATGATTATAAAGTTATTAATGCAGCTGTTCCTGCACTAAGAATTGCAGGATTTGGACAGATATTCTATTCATTTGGAGTTGTACTTGCAAATGGTTTACAGGCTGCCGGGAAGACATTTTTTGTTATGGTTGCAGAAGTAATTTCAAACTGGTTTGTATTTGTTCCTATTGCATTTTTATTAGGAGTAGTTTTTAAATTAGGCTTAATTGGTGCCTGGCTTGCATTACCATTTTATGTTATCCTTTATGCACTGATTATTTTTATTAAATTTCAGTTTGGAAATTGGGATGGATATAAAAGAGTTTAA